AGTAATTTCCTGGCAGAGAAGATAGGAGAACCGAATGCCTTCCGGTAAAAAAAGAAAGCGAAGAAAGATCGCGACTCATAAGAGGAAGAAAAAAAGAAGACTGAACCGTCATAAGAAGAAAGGCAAATAGATCCGAGGCAGAATCGGATTCATAAAAGACCGGGGAATCCAAAAAGGCTACCCGGTCTTTTCGCCTAAAACTCCCCACCTAGTCGGGAATTCTCCCGAAAATCGGAACAGCAATCATAAACAGGTCCTAAAGCAAAAATCGAAAACCACCGATAGTTTGCTTGTATGGCCTCCTTCCAGGATTATTCCATTCTAAGGCGTTGGTGGAAACCCGAGTTTCCTCCCGCCAAAGGATATACGAAATCATACCAAGCCAAGACTCCCGACGGAGATATACTCCAAGCGGACTTTCATTTTCACGATCGTAAGATTCGTCTGACTTTGGAGGCGGCCGGAGAAAACGGACGAATCTATGTGTCCACGATCCGAGACGGTTCCATCCAAAAAGAAACCGATCTCACCACAGGAAGATCTTATCCTCTTTATTCTAGATTTGCTCCCTTTAGAGATCTGATCTCCTCACTTCCGGATGCCGACGCCTTGCATTCTTTGGGAGGAGTGTACGGAGTTTCTCCCGAACCTTTGGGAGGACCGGAGAGAAAGGAACCTCGTCCTTGGGAAGTTTCCACCAAGTACGATCATATTTTCGGAATCCGAAGAGGTCCTTCTTATTGGCAGAATCTATTTCGCAGGGAACCCAAAGAGCCCTTATGGAACAGAATTAAGACCCGTTTTTGGGGGGACTTTCACGATTTGATTTTGGGAGCGGGTTCCGCGTTCGGGATCTGGTACACTTACCTGGATTTTTATTTGCTCGGTTTTTCGTTAGCGGTTTTCGGTTTGCTTTTTGGCGGATTGGACTGGATACTGAGGAAACGCGATCCATTATTCTCGAAAGTAATGCTCTTTCTGGGTTCCGGATCGTATTTCTATTATTACGGATACACCCGTTTCTAGGGAGGGGGAATGTCCGCCGAGATCGAACACCAATACATTCTTTTTAGCTTAGGGGAAGAGGAATACGCTCTTCCGATCGTGCTAGTGGATGAGATCATAAAGATCCATAACCTGGTTAAAGTTCCTCGTTCTAAAAATTACTTCGCAGGGATCATGGACATCCGGGGCAAAGTGGTGAAAATGGTGGACTTAGGCGTGAAGTTGAATATTCCCCACACTCACGAAGGCGGATACGACCGCGCCATAGTCGTAAAGATCGGAGGGGAGTCGGTAGGAATCATCGTGGACAAGGTGGCTAACGTTGCACTCTTCCCGCCCGAGACTATCAATCCTCCTCCTCCTTCTATAAAAGGCATTTCCTCCCGTTATATTACCGGAGTCGGAAAGAAGGACGATCGTTTCATCATCCTAATCGATATAGAGAAAATCCTCGGATCGGAAGAATTAGCGGAGTTGGGTAGCGCGGCAAGATGATCTCCGTCCGCCTGAGAAAGGGCCTTCTTCTCCTTCTGCTCTTCGGAGTCGGACGGGTCGGTCTTCTCCAAGCGGACGAACAAGACCAAAGACTCGATCCTGCGGGGATTTATAAACTTCCACACGAAGTCATTCCTCCCGAAAATCTGGCCAAACTGAAAGAATCCCTTTTGAATTCGGAAGCCGAAGGTGGGGATGGAATCTCCGCTATTCGCCAGCTCTTGGATCCTTATTACGCTCAGTTCGTAGATCCCAAAAGAACCGAAGAAGAGAGAAGGTTAGGTAGGATCTTTACCGAGAAAACGGATCGAAACACTCTCAGACTTCTCATACTGAAAATGATGGGAAAGATTACTCAAGCCAACCAGCTCAGGGATTCTCCCATTCTATACGAACTACATCTGCTTTTAAGTAAGGAATACTCGAAAAAAAAACAGAACTCCAAGGCCTTGGAAGAAGCGATTACCGCATTGCGTTATAGGGATTTCTCCCATACCGAGGATTATTTTCCCAAAGAAGACAGGCTGAAGGAACTCTACGATACGAACGAAATCGGTAGAGCTAAGTCCCACGCAGGCGCCCGCAAGGATTTGGAGAGAGCCAAATCGGATTGGACTGCGGCGAAGGACAGAGTACATCTATTGGAAGCAGCGCTTGCTCGTTCCCAGGAATTGATTTTCGAATCCGATCCAGGACCTAGAAAGGTCGGCCAGGCGGACGTGAATCTGGCTAAACAGCAATCCAAACA
This sequence is a window from Leptospira wolffii serovar Khorat str. Khorat-H2. Protein-coding genes within it:
- a CDS encoding chemotaxis protein CheW, which produces MSAEIEHQYILFSLGEEEYALPIVLVDEIIKIHNLVKVPRSKNYFAGIMDIRGKVVKMVDLGVKLNIPHTHEGGYDRAIVVKIGGESVGIIVDKVANVALFPPETINPPPPSIKGISSRYITGVGKKDDRFIILIDIEKILGSEELAELGSAAR